The Arvicanthis niloticus isolate mArvNil1 chromosome 2, mArvNil1.pat.X, whole genome shotgun sequence genome includes a window with the following:
- the Cercam gene encoding inactive glycosyltransferase 25 family member 3 isoform X1, with protein MRFAPLLPLLLLLGPRLWAAGVTEQTLPTVVLAILARNAEHSLPHYLGALERLDYPRARLALWCATDHNMDNTTGMLQEWLAAVGSDYATVVWKPEEEARSYPDEQGPKHWTKERHQFLMELRQEALAFARDWGADYILFADTDNILTNNQTLRLLIDRQLPVVAPMLDSQTYYSNFWCGITPQGYYRRTAEYFPTKNRQRQGCFQVPMVHSTFLISLQTKETAQLAFYPPHSNYTWPFDDIIVFAYACQAAGVSVYVCNEHRYGYMNVAVKPHQGLEEEKTNFIHLILEALVDGPPMLASAHVSRPPKKPSKMGFDEVFVISLARRPLRRARMLSSLWEMEISAQVVDAVDGRTLNSSILKHLGVDLLPGYQDPYSGRTLTKGEVGCFLSHYSIWEEVVARGLARVVVFEDDVRFEDNFRRRLERLMEDVLTQKLSWDLIYLGRKQVNPEEEVVVEGLPGLVVAGYSYWTLAYTLSLAGARKLLASQPLHRMLPVDEFLPVMFDRHPNDQYKAYFWPRDLQAFSARPLLASPTHYAGDAEWLSDTETSSPWDDDSGRLISWTGSQKSLRGPHLHLAGSSGHSLYPHPRDEL; from the exons ATGCGCTTTGCGCCGCTCCTACCTCTGCTGCTCCTGCTGGGGCCGCGGCTCTGGGCTGCCGGTGTCACGGAGCAGACGCTACCTACCGTGGTCCTTGCCATCCTGGCCCGAAATGCTGAACATTCTCTGCCCCACTACCTGGGTGCGCTGGAGCGCCTGGACTACCCCCGGGCCAGGCTGGCCCTCTG gtgtgccaCAGATCACAACATGGACAACACCACAGGGATGCTCCAGGAATGGCTGGCTGCTGTGGGCTCTGACTATGCGACTGTGGTCTGGAAGCCTGAGGAGGAGGCCAG GTCCTACCCAGATGAACAGGGTCCCAAGCACTGGACCAAAGAAAGGCACCAGTTTTTgatggagctgaggcaggaagcgcTGGCCTTTGCCAGGGACTGGGGAGCTGACTACATCCTG TTTGCAGATACAGACAACATTCTTACCAACAACCAGACACTGAGGCTTCTCATAGATCGGCAACTGCCAGTGGTGGCCCCGATGCTGGACTCCCAGACCTATTATTCCAACTTTTGGTGTGGGATCACTCCACAG GGCTACTATCGCCGCACAGCTGAATACTTCCCTACTAAGAACCGCCAGCGCCAGGGCTGCTTCCAGGTCCCTATGGTCCACTCTACCTTCCTGATATCCTTGCAGACCAAGGAAACAGCCCAGCTTGCCTTCTACCCACCTCATTCCAACTACACATGGCCTTTTGATGACATCATTGTCTTCGCTTATGCTTGCCAGGCCGCTG GGGTCTCAGTGTATGTGTGCAATGAACATCGTTACGGATACATGAATGTGGCAGTGAAGCCCCACCAGgggctggaggaagagaagactaACTTTATCCACCTGATTTTGGAAGCACTAG TGGATGGACCCCCCATGCTGGCCTCAGCACATGTATCTCGGCCTCCAAAGAAGCCCAGCAAAATGGGCTTTGATGAA GTCTTTGTCATCAGCCTGGCTCGCAGACCCCTGCGCCGGGCTCGAATGCTGAGCTCTCTCTGGGAAATGGAGATCTCTGCCCAGGTGGTGGATGCTGTGGATGGCAG GACACTCAACAGCAGTATCCTCAAACACCTTGGTGTGGACCTGCTCCCTGGCTACCAAGACCCTTACTCGGGCCGCACACTGACCAAGGGTGAGGTGGGCTGCTTCCTCAGCCACTACTCCATCTGGGAAGAG GTGGTTGCCAGGGGCCTGGCCCGGGTCGTGGTGTTTGAGGATGATGTACGCTTTGAGGACAATTTCCGGAGGCGGCTGGAACGGCTGATGGAGGATGTGCTGACTCAGAAGCTGTCATGGGACTTGAT CTACCTTGGCCGGAAGCAGGTGAACCCTGAGGAGGAAGTGGTTGTGGAGGGGCTGCCTGGTCTCGTGGTGGCTGGGTACTCCTACTGGACGCTCGCATACACCTTGAGCCTGGCAGGTGCTCGAAAACTGTTAGCCTCCCAGCCTCTGCACCGCATGCTACCTGTGGATGAATTCCTGCCTGTCATGTTTGATCGCCACCCAAA TGACCAGTACAAAGCATATTTCTGGCCTCGGGACCTCCAAGCCTTCTCAGCCAGGCCTCTGCTTGCCTCCCCCACCCACTATGCAGGAGATGCCGAGTGGCTTAGTGACACGGAGACATCCTCCCCCTGGGATGATGACAGTGGCCGCCTCATTAGCTGGACTGGCTCTCAAAAGAGCCTTCGTGGGCCCCACCTGCACCTGGCTGGCAGCAGTGGACACAGTCTCTATCCTCACCCCAGGGATGAGCTGTAG
- the Cercam gene encoding inactive glycosyltransferase 25 family member 3 isoform X2, which translates to MDNTTGMLQEWLAAVGSDYATVVWKPEEEARSYPDEQGPKHWTKERHQFLMELRQEALAFARDWGADYILFADTDNILTNNQTLRLLIDRQLPVVAPMLDSQTYYSNFWCGITPQGYYRRTAEYFPTKNRQRQGCFQVPMVHSTFLISLQTKETAQLAFYPPHSNYTWPFDDIIVFAYACQAAGVSVYVCNEHRYGYMNVAVKPHQGLEEEKTNFIHLILEALVDGPPMLASAHVSRPPKKPSKMGFDEVFVISLARRPLRRARMLSSLWEMEISAQVVDAVDGRTLNSSILKHLGVDLLPGYQDPYSGRTLTKGEVGCFLSHYSIWEEVVARGLARVVVFEDDVRFEDNFRRRLERLMEDVLTQKLSWDLIYLGRKQVNPEEEVVVEGLPGLVVAGYSYWTLAYTLSLAGARKLLASQPLHRMLPVDEFLPVMFDRHPNDQYKAYFWPRDLQAFSARPLLASPTHYAGDAEWLSDTETSSPWDDDSGRLISWTGSQKSLRGPHLHLAGSSGHSLYPHPRDEL; encoded by the exons ATGGACAACACCACAGGGATGCTCCAGGAATGGCTGGCTGCTGTGGGCTCTGACTATGCGACTGTGGTCTGGAAGCCTGAGGAGGAGGCCAG GTCCTACCCAGATGAACAGGGTCCCAAGCACTGGACCAAAGAAAGGCACCAGTTTTTgatggagctgaggcaggaagcgcTGGCCTTTGCCAGGGACTGGGGAGCTGACTACATCCTG TTTGCAGATACAGACAACATTCTTACCAACAACCAGACACTGAGGCTTCTCATAGATCGGCAACTGCCAGTGGTGGCCCCGATGCTGGACTCCCAGACCTATTATTCCAACTTTTGGTGTGGGATCACTCCACAG GGCTACTATCGCCGCACAGCTGAATACTTCCCTACTAAGAACCGCCAGCGCCAGGGCTGCTTCCAGGTCCCTATGGTCCACTCTACCTTCCTGATATCCTTGCAGACCAAGGAAACAGCCCAGCTTGCCTTCTACCCACCTCATTCCAACTACACATGGCCTTTTGATGACATCATTGTCTTCGCTTATGCTTGCCAGGCCGCTG GGGTCTCAGTGTATGTGTGCAATGAACATCGTTACGGATACATGAATGTGGCAGTGAAGCCCCACCAGgggctggaggaagagaagactaACTTTATCCACCTGATTTTGGAAGCACTAG TGGATGGACCCCCCATGCTGGCCTCAGCACATGTATCTCGGCCTCCAAAGAAGCCCAGCAAAATGGGCTTTGATGAA GTCTTTGTCATCAGCCTGGCTCGCAGACCCCTGCGCCGGGCTCGAATGCTGAGCTCTCTCTGGGAAATGGAGATCTCTGCCCAGGTGGTGGATGCTGTGGATGGCAG GACACTCAACAGCAGTATCCTCAAACACCTTGGTGTGGACCTGCTCCCTGGCTACCAAGACCCTTACTCGGGCCGCACACTGACCAAGGGTGAGGTGGGCTGCTTCCTCAGCCACTACTCCATCTGGGAAGAG GTGGTTGCCAGGGGCCTGGCCCGGGTCGTGGTGTTTGAGGATGATGTACGCTTTGAGGACAATTTCCGGAGGCGGCTGGAACGGCTGATGGAGGATGTGCTGACTCAGAAGCTGTCATGGGACTTGAT CTACCTTGGCCGGAAGCAGGTGAACCCTGAGGAGGAAGTGGTTGTGGAGGGGCTGCCTGGTCTCGTGGTGGCTGGGTACTCCTACTGGACGCTCGCATACACCTTGAGCCTGGCAGGTGCTCGAAAACTGTTAGCCTCCCAGCCTCTGCACCGCATGCTACCTGTGGATGAATTCCTGCCTGTCATGTTTGATCGCCACCCAAA TGACCAGTACAAAGCATATTTCTGGCCTCGGGACCTCCAAGCCTTCTCAGCCAGGCCTCTGCTTGCCTCCCCCACCCACTATGCAGGAGATGCCGAGTGGCTTAGTGACACGGAGACATCCTCCCCCTGGGATGATGACAGTGGCCGCCTCATTAGCTGGACTGGCTCTCAAAAGAGCCTTCGTGGGCCCCACCTGCACCTGGCTGGCAGCAGTGGACACAGTCTCTATCCTCACCCCAGGGATGAGCTGTAG